Genomic segment of Streptomyces alboniger:
CGCTGCCCGCTGTGGGTGGGCGGTTCTTTGTTGTGCGGGGTCGCTGCCGCTGGGGGGCGGGTCTCTGTCGTGCGGGTTTGTTCGTGGCTGGGCGCGCAGTTCCCCGCGCCCCTTTGGGGCGCATCCCTGCGGGCGCTTTACCGCGGGGCGCTTAGGCTGGGGCCGTTCACACCGTACGAACGCGACACCGTCGCACCACCAGGGGAGACACACGCATGGCACCCGGCCTGCCCCAGTCCATGGCCGACATGGACCGACCGCACTTCATCGGCATCGGCGGCGCCGGAATGTCGGGCATCGCCAAGATCCTGGCCCAGCGCGGCGCCAAGGTCGCGGGCAGCGACGCCCGGGAGTCCGCCACGGCCGACGCGCTGCGCGCGCTCGGCGTCACGGTCCACATCGGGCACGACGCCGCGCACCTCGCCTCCGACGCGACCTGCGTCGTCGTCTCCTCCGCGATCCGCGCCGACAACCCCGAGCTGGCCCGCGCCGCCGAGCTGGACATCCCCGTCGTCCACCGCTCGGACGCCCTGGCCTCCCTGATGGACGGCCGGCGGCCGATCGCCGTGGCCGGTACGCACGGCAAGACCACGACGACGTCGATGCTCGCCGTCACGCTCGCAACCCTCGGCCTCGACCCGTCGTACGCGATCGGCGGCGACCTGGACGTGCCCGGCTCGAACGCGCTGCACGGCGAGGGCGACATCTTCGTCGCCGAGGCCGACGAGAGCGACCGCAGCTTCCACAAGTACGCGCCCGAGGTCGCCATCGTCCTCAACGTGGAGCTGGACCACCACGCCAACTACGCGTCGATGGACGAGATCTACGAATCCTTCGAGATCTTCGCGGGCAAGGTCGTCCCCGGGGGCACGCTGGTGATCTCCGCGGACCAGCACGGGGCCGTCGAGCTGACCGGGCGGCTGCGGGACCTCGGACAGCTGAAGGTCGTCACGTACGGCGAGTCCGAGGACGCCGACCTGCGCATCCACAAGATCACCGCGCGTGGTCTGACCAGCGAGGTCACCGTCGTACTGAACGGCAAGTTCCTCACCTTCCAGGTCTCGGTGCCCGGCCGCCACTACGCGAACAACGCGGTCGCCGCCCTCGCCGCGGGCATCGCCCTCGGCATCCCGGCGCACAACCTCGCCTCCGCGCTCGGCTCCTACACGGGCGTCAAGCGCCGCCTCCAGCTCAAGGGCGAGGCCGCGGGCGTCCAGGTCATCGACTCCTACGCCCACCACCCCACCGAGATGACGGCCGACCTGGAGGCGATGCGCTCCGCCGCAGGCGACTCCCGCATCCTCGTCCTCTTCCAGCCCCACCTCTTCTCGCGCACCCAGGAACTGGGCACCGAGATGGGCCAGGCCCTCGCCCTCGCCGACTCCTCCGTGGTCCTGGACATCTACCCGGCCCGCGAGGACCCGATCCCCGGCATCACCAGCGCCCTGATCATCGACGCGGCCCGCGCGGCGGGCGCCGAGGTGACGGCCGCCCCGGACAAGGAAGCGGCGGTCGCGACGATCGCGGGAATGGCCAGGCCCGGCGATCTCGTTCTCACCATGGGAGCGGGCGACGTCACGGACCTCGGCCCGCGGATCCTGGCCGAACTGTCCAAGTGAAGGGGACCCCACCCATGGCGTACGACGTCGAGAAGCCGGACGAGCAGTGGCGCGCGGAGTTGACCCCGTCGGAGTACGCGGTCCTGCGTCAGGCCGGCACGGAGCCCGCCTTCGTCGGTGAGTACACCGACACGAAGACGAGGGGCGTCTACTCCTGTCGCGCGTGCGGCGCGGAGCTGTTCACCTCGGCGGAGAAGTTCGAGTCGCACTGCGGCTGGCCGAGCTTCTTCGACCCGAAGGACACCGACGCGGTCGAACTGATCCAGGACACCTCGCACGGCATGGTCCGCACCGAGGTGCGATGCGCGCGCTGCGGATCGCACCTCGGACACGTCTTCGAGGGTGAGGGTTACCCCACCCCCACCGACCAGCGGTACTGCATCAACAGCATCTCGCTGCGGCTCACGCCGGACGAGGGCTGAGCCGGCCCGGGGACGGGACTCAGAACGTCAGCTTCCAGCTGTTGATGTAGCCCGTGTCCTGGGCGGCCACGTCCTGGACACGGAGTTTCCAGGCGCCGTTCGCGGGCTCGCTGGACGCATCCACCGTGTACGTGGCGATGACGTTGTCCGCCGAGTCGTTGCCGCTGGAGTTCTTCAGGCGGTACGCGCTGCCGTCGGGGGCCAGGAGGTCGACGACCACGTCGCCGCGCCAGGTGTGGCGGATGTCGACGTCCACCTTGAGGGTGGCCGGGGCGTTGCCCGTGCGGCCGGTCACGTTCACGGTGGAGGTCACCGCGGCGCCGTTGTCCGGGATGGTGACGTCCGTGGTGTTCTCGTAACTGTCACCGGGCGGGACCGGCGTGTCCGTGCCGAGCTTCCACACCGTGTGGGCGATGGCGTCACTGTTGCGGTCGAGCGCGGTGTCGTTGATGTTCGCCGTGGTGTCGCAGGACGAGTGGTAGCAGCGGTCGAAGGCCTGGCCGGCCGTGCCGCCCCACTTCTGCGCCTGGGCGCTGGTCTTGGCGCGCGAGGCCCCGCTGAACAGGCCGCCGACCGGGATGCCGGCGCTCTTGAACGGGGCGTGGTCGGAGCGGCCGTCGCCCTCGGTCTCGATCTCCGTCGGGATGTTCAGACCCGCGTAGTAGTCCTTGAAGGTCTTCTCGATGGTGGGGTCGTCGTCGTAGACGAAGTAGCCGGCGTTCGGCGAGCCGATCATGTCGAAGTTCAGATAGCCGGTGAGCTTCGACCGCTCGGCGGCGGGGAGGTTGTTCACGTAGTGGCGGGAGCCGACCAGGCCGATCTCCTCGGCGCCCCACCACGCGAACCGCAGGTGCTTCGCCGGCTTCAGCTGCGCGCGGGAGACCGCGAGCGCGGTTTCCAGGACGCCGGCCGAGCCCGAGGCGTTGTCGTTGATGCCGGCTCCCGAGGAGACGCTGTCGAGGTGGGCGCCCGCCATCAGGACCTTGTCGGGGTCGCCGCCCGGCCAGTCCGCGACCAGGTTGTAGCCGGTGGCCCCACTGGACGTGAACTGCTGGACGGTGGTGGTGAATCCGGCCGCGTCCAGCTTTCCCTTCACGTAGTCGATGGAGGCCTTGTAGCCGGGGCGGCCGTGCGCGCGATTGCCGCCGTTGGCCGAGGCTATGGACTGGAACTGGGAGAGGTGCGCCTTGACGTTGGCGAGCGGGATGTCGGGTGCCGCGAGTGCCGGGGCGGGGGCCGAGGGCGCCGCGAGGGCTGTGGGCGCGGCGGTGGCGAGCAGACCGGCCGCGGCGAACGCGGCGATGCCCGCGGTCGTGCGTCTCGCGGTCGTGCGTCTCAGGGTGCGGGGCAGGGCGGTGGGTCGGGAGAGTCTCATGTGGGGCTCCGTATTCCGAACAGCGAAGGGGACGGAACGTGCGAGACGCCCCGCGACGCGGGTGCCGCGGGGCGCCTTTGGAGCTGTGCGTTGCCTGATGTTGAGGGCGCGACGATCTGCCGTCAAGAGCGGAAACCGGTCAGAATACGGTCAGCCAAGTTCGTATAGCGGACAACCCTCCGGCGCCGTCCGGTCTCAGAAGAAGACCCCGCACCTCAACAGCACATTCGCGTACGGCCGGGCCTCCCCGGTGCGGACCACCAGACGGGCCCGCGCCGAGAGGCGTTTCAGCTCCTCGTGCGGGACCAGCTCCAGCGCGGGGATGCTCTCCCGCAGCAGCCGCGCTGCCTGCGGGTTGGCCTCCCCGACCTCCCGCGCGGCCGTTCCGCCCTCCACCACCAGCTCGGCGAGCAGCCCGTCGAGGACCTCCGCGAAGGCGGGGACCCCGGCGCGGAACGCCAGATCCACCACGCGCGGGCCCGCCGGGATCGGCATGCCCGCGTCGCAGATCAGGACCGTGTGCCCATGGCCCAACTCGGCCAGCGCGCCCGCGAGATGACGGTTCAGGATGCCCGACTTCCTCACCGGGACGAGACCTCGGGGGCGGCCTCCGCAAGCTCCGACGCCGTCGGGTAGGAGCCCTGCGCGCCCTTGCGGGTGACCGCCGCCGCGCCCACGCGGACGGCGTAGGCGGCCGCCGTCGCGAGGTCCTCGCCGAGGCCGAGGCGCCAGCCGAGCGCCGCGGTGAAGGCGTCGCCCGCTCCCGTCGTGTCCACCGCGTCGACCTTCGGACTCGGGACCCGGACGGCGTCGGAGCCGTCCGCGGTGAGCGCGCCCGCCGAACCCAGCGTGATCACCACCGAACGGGGCCCGAGCGCGAGCAGCCCGCGCGCCCACTCCTCCGGGGCGTCTCCCGCGTCCTCGCCGAGGATCACGCGCGCCTCGTGTTCGTTGACCACCAACGGGTCGCAGGCGGCGAGCACTTCGGTGGGCAGCGGCGCGGGCGGCGAGGGGTTCAGGACGAAGCGGGTGCCGGGCCGCAGCGTGCGGACGACCTCGGCGACCGTGTCCAGGGGGATCTCCAGCTGACTCGAGACCACCCGCGCCGCCGCCAGGAGACCGCTCGAGGCGCGGATGTCCTCGGGCGACAGGCGGGCGTTGGCGCCCGGCGACACCACGATGCTGTTGTCGCCCGACGGGTCGACCGTGATCAGCGCGACGCCGGTGGGCGCGCCGCCCACCAGGACGCCGGCGGTGTCCACCCCGGCCGCGCGCTGCGCGTCCAGCAGGAGCGTGCCGTGCGCGTCGTCGCCCACCCGGGCCAGGAGCGCCGTGCGCGCGCCGAGCCGGGCGGCGGCCACCGCCTGGTTGCCGCCCTTGCCGCCCGGATGGACGGCCAGGTCGGAGCCGAGGACGGTCTCGCCAGGCGCGGGGCGGCGCTCCACCCCGACCACCAGATCGGCGTTGGCGGAGCCCACGACGAGCAGTTCGAGGTCCGTGTCGCCCGTGCTGCCGGCGTTGTTGTCGTTCATGTGCTGCTTCCTGCTTTCGTACGGTGATGAGGCGAGGGCGGTCAGGAGAAATTCTTCACGTTCTTCGACGTGACGACCTTCACCGGGACCTTCACCATCTCCCGCACCTCCTTGCCCTGCGCCGCCCGCACCGCGTTGCGTACGGCGATCCTGCCCAGCTCCCTGGGCTGCTGCGCCACGGAGGCGTACAGCGTGCCCGCCTCGACCGCCTTGAGGCCGTCGGGGGTCCCGTCGAAGCCGACCACCGGGACGGACGTCCCCGCCTTGTCGCCGAGCGCCTTGACCGCGCCGAGCGCCATCTCGTCGTTCTCGGCGAAGACGCCGTTCACGCCCTTGTTGGACTGGAGGAGGTTCGTCATGACGTCCAGGCCCTTGGTGCGGTCGAAGTCGGCGGGCTGCTTGGCGACGACCTCGATGCCCGGGTACGCCTTGATGCCCTCGGCGAAACCCTGCCCGCGCTCGCGGCTCGCTGAGGTGCCCGGCGTGCCCTGGAGGACGACGACCTTGCCCTTGCCGCCCAGCTTCCCGGCGAGGGCCTTCGCCGCGAGCCTGCCGCCCGCCACGTTGTCGGAGGCGACGAGCGTGGCGGTCTTCGCCTTGTTCACACCGCGGTCGGCCGCCACCACCGGGATGTCCTGCTTGTTCGCGCCGCGCACGGCCGGGCCCGCCGCGTCGGAGTCCACCGGGTTGACGATGATCGACTTCACGCCCTCGCCGGTGAAGTTCTGGAGCTGGTTCGTCTGCTGGGACGCGTCGTTCTGCGCGTCGGTCACGGTCAGGTCGACGCCCGCCTTGTCGGCCTCCGCCTGTGCGCCCTCCTTCATCTGTACGAAGAAGGGGTTGTTGAGGGTGGAGAGGGACATGCCGACCTTCGTCGAGGTGCCCGAGGTGCCCGAGGTGCCCGAGTTGAAGAAGGAGACGGCACCGATCACCGCCGCGACGACCACGGCGGCCACCGCGTACTTCATCGCCTGCGGCCCCTTGCCCCGTATGCCTCCGGACGCGCCCGAGGAAGCTCCCGGAGTCGCCCCGGCCCGCCTGCGCAGCGTGTCCAGCAGGACCGCCAGCGCGATGACGACACCGATCACGACCTGCTGCCAGAAGGCCGACACCGAAAGGAGGTTGAGGCCGTTGCGCAGCACCGCGAGGATCAGCGCGCCGACGAGCGTGCCGGACGCCTTGCCGACGCCGCCCGCGAGGCTCGCGCCGCCGATGACGACCGCGGCGATCGCGTCGAGTTCGTACCCCTGCGCGGCCTGCGGCTGCGCGGAGACCAGGCGGGAGGCGAGCACGATGCCCGCGACGGCCGCGAAGAGACCGGAGAGCGCGTAGATGACGAGCTTCTGGCGCTTGACGCGCAGGCCCGAGAGGCGGGCGGCCTCTTCGTTGCCGCCGATCGCGTACATGGAACGGCCGATGAACGTACGCCCGAGGACGACGGCCGTCACCAGGCCCATCACGACCATCACGATCACCGGGACCGGCAGCCAGCCGCCCACGGTGTCGCCGAGGTGGGAGACCGAGTCGGGGAACGCGATCGGGCTGCCCTGCGAGATCACCAGGGAGAGGCCGCGGGCCACCGACAGCATCGCGAGCGTCGCGATGAACGGCGGGAGCTTCCCGTACGAGACGAGCAGGCCGTTGACGAACCCGCACGCCATGCCGGTGCCGACGGCGAGGACGACCGCGAGCCAGACCGGCAGCCCCTCCGAAGTCGCCGACCAGGCAAGGACGGTGGCCGACAGCGCGGCCACCGAACCGACCGAGAGATCGATGCCGGCCGACACGATCACGAACGTCACGCCGAACGCGAGGATCGCCGTCACGGCGGCCTGCACACCGACGTTCAGCAGGTTCTGCGTGGTGAGGAAGTCGCCGGAGAGCAGCGACATCGCCACGACCAGGACGATCAGGGCGCTCAGCGCGCCGTTGTCGAGCAGGACGCGGCGGAGCGTGGCCGCACCACTCGCGCCGCCCGCGTCACGCTTCACGGTTTCAGTGGCCACGGGAGCCCTCCGCTTCTTCTTCGTCGTTCCGTACGTCCGTGTGGTGCGCCGTGTGGTGCGCCGTGTCGGTCGGGGCCGCAGTGCTGACGGCGAGCGCCATCACCGCGTCCTGGGTCGCCTCGTCGCGGTGCAGCTCACCGGCGATCCGGCCCTGCGCCATGACCAGGACCCGGTCGCTCATGCCGAGCACCTCGGGCAGATCGCTGGAGATCATCAGGACGGCGTGCCCGGAGGCCGTCAGCTCGTTGATCAGCTGGTAGATCTCGACCTTCGCGCCCACGTCGATGCCGCGCGTCGGCTCGTCGAGGATCAGCACCTCGACGTCCGCGAGCAGCCACTTGCCGATGACGACCTTCTGCTGGTTGCCGCCGGACAGCGTGCGCACGTGCTGGCCGAGCCCGGCCATGCGCACTTTCAACTGCTCGGCGATCCGGGCGGCGTCCCGCGCCTGGCCCTTGAGGTCCACCAGACCGGCCCGGGTCGCCGAACGCAGCGTCACCAGGCCGAGGTTCTCCCGCACGGACGCGTCGAGGACGAGCCCCTGGCCCTTGCGGTCCTCCGGTACGAGGCCGATGCCCGCGCCCATCGCGGCGTTCACGTCGTGCCGGGGCAGCCGCGCGCCGCGTACGCCGACGCTGCCCGCGTCGTAGGGATCGGCGCCGAAGACCGCCCGCGCCACCTCGGTGCGGCCCGCGCCGACGAGCCCCGCGAGGCCGACGACCTCACCGGCCCGCACCTCGAAACTGACGTCGTGGAAGACGCCGTCACGGGTGAGGCCCTCGACGGACAGCAACGGCGGGCCCGTCTCGGGCCGTTCGCGCGGGTACTGCTGCTCGATATTGCGCCCCACCATGAGGCGTACGAGTTCCTCCTCCGGGGTGGAGGCGGGCACCTGCTGGACGCTGCGGCCGTCCCGCAGCACGGTGACGCGGTCGCCGAGCGCGGCGATCTCCTCCAGGTGGTGGGTGATGAAGACGATGCCGACGCCGTCCTCGCGCAGCGTGCGCACGATGGCGAAGAGCTTGTCGACCTCCTCGGAGGTGAGCACGGCCGTCGGCTCGTCCATGATGAGCACGCGCGCGTCCAGGCTCAGCGCCTTGGCGATCTCGACCATCTGGAGCTGTGCGATGCCCAGTTCGCGCACCTTGGCGCGCGGTGACACCCGGACGCCGACCCGCTTCAGCAGCGCCTCGGCGTCCGCCTCCATCCGCTTCCGGTCGATCATGCCGAAACGCCGCGGCTGGCGTCCCAGGAAGATGTTCTCAGCGACCGTGAGATCCGGTACGAGGTTGAACTCCTGGTAGATGGTGGCGATGCCGAGCCTCTCGGCGTCCTGCGCACCGTTGATGCGCACCTCGCGTCCCTCGGCGAGGATGCGGCCGCTGTCGGGGCGGTAGGCGCCGGAGAGCATCTTGATGAGGGTGCTCTTGCCCGCGCCGTTCTCGCCGAGCAGGACGTGCACCTCTCCGCGCCGCAGATCGAAGTCGACGGCGTCGAGCGCGACGACGCCGGGGAACGTCTTGCGGATGCCTTCGATGCGCAGCAGTTCGTCCGCGTGGGTCACGGCTTGCTCCTTTGCGTGCTCGGGTCCGTGTCCGGGGCCGGGGCCGTGCTCGGGTCCGTGCCCGCCCGCCTGCCCGGCTGCGTGCGCCGGACGGCGGGCTCGCCGCAGGATCGCCGGACGACGAGGCGCGCGGGCAGGGTCACGGACCGCGGGCTCCTGCCCTCGATCCGGTCGATCAGCGCCTGTACGGCGGCCCGGCCGAGGTCGCCGGTCGGCTGGGCGATCGCGGTGATCGGCGGATCGGTGTGCACGAACCAGGGGATGTCGTCGAAGGCCGCGAGCCCGATGTCGTGCGGGACGCGCAGGCCGTGCGCGCGGATCGCGTCGAGGGCGCCGAGCGCCATCAGGTTGTCGGCGGCGAAGACGACTTCGGGCGGCTCGGGCAGGGAGAGGAAGCGTTCGGTGGCGCGGCGGCCGCTGTCGGCCTGGAAGTCGCCCTGGCCGATGTAGGCGTCGGGCAGGGCGATGCCGTGCTCGCGCAGCGCGTCGCGGAAGGCCTCGACGCGCTCGCTGCCGGTCGTGGTGGCGGCCGGCCCCGCGATGATGGCGAGCCTGCGGTGACCGAGGCCGTGCAGATGGGCGACGAGGTCGCGAACGGCCTGGCGGCCGTCGGAGCGGACGACGGGCACCTCCACGCCGGGGATCCACCGGTCGACGAAGACCATCGGCGTTCCGGCCCGCACGGCGTCGAGCATCAGCGGCGAGCCGCCGTCGGTGGGGGAGACGAGCAGCCCGTCGATCCGCCGGTCGAGCAGCGTCCGCACGTGATGGTCCTGGAGCTCGGGCCGCTCGTCGGCGTTGCCGATGATCACGCTGTAGCCGAGCGCGCGGGCCGCCTCCTCGACGGAGCGCGCCAGCTCCGTGAAGTACGGGTTGAGCACGTCGCTGATGACGAGCCCGAGGGTGCGGGTCTGGTCGGTGCGTAGGGACCGGGCGACGGCGTTGGGCCGGTAGCCGAGCGCCTCGACGGCGGCGAGCACGCGGGCGCGGGCCGCGGGGCTGACCGAGGGGTGACTGTTCACCACCCGCGACACGGTGGCGACGGAGACGCCCGCCTCGGCGGCGACGTCCTTGATGCTCACGGAGCCCGAGCTTGCGGCCATCGTCGGTCCACCTCCTTGTGGAATCGATTACACGGAGGATTGGAAACGATTACACGGGGGTGTGGCAAGGGGATGGAGGGGGCGATGGGGGGAGTGAGATCCGATCGTGATGAAGCGGGGAGGGGCAGGCCGGCGGGTCAGGCCGACCGGAAGGGGACCGTCAGCCAAGGGCTGTCCGGGTCCGAGGTCAGGGCGCGGTGGGCGTGCAGTACGTCCGTGTACCAGGAGCCGAACGACTCATCGTCGAAGTGGAGGCAGCGGCCCAGGATGTAGCCCGCGGAGAACTCCTCCCACGAAGCGTACGCGGCCCGCGCGGCATGCGAGGTCCGCTCGACGGCCGTACGCAGCTCCGCCTCGGTCGCGTACCGGGCGCCCCGCCCCCAGCGGGCCATCTTGGAGGCGCGGCCGATGTCCCACGCCGCGACCGTGCGGACGAAACCGTCCGGCGGCAGCAGCTCGTCGGCGCGGAAGC
This window contains:
- the murC gene encoding UDP-N-acetylmuramate--L-alanine ligase, whose translation is MAPGLPQSMADMDRPHFIGIGGAGMSGIAKILAQRGAKVAGSDARESATADALRALGVTVHIGHDAAHLASDATCVVVSSAIRADNPELARAAELDIPVVHRSDALASLMDGRRPIAVAGTHGKTTTTSMLAVTLATLGLDPSYAIGGDLDVPGSNALHGEGDIFVAEADESDRSFHKYAPEVAIVLNVELDHHANYASMDEIYESFEIFAGKVVPGGTLVISADQHGAVELTGRLRDLGQLKVVTYGESEDADLRIHKITARGLTSEVTVVLNGKFLTFQVSVPGRHYANNAVAALAAGIALGIPAHNLASALGSYTGVKRRLQLKGEAAGVQVIDSYAHHPTEMTADLEAMRSAAGDSRILVLFQPHLFSRTQELGTEMGQALALADSSVVLDIYPAREDPIPGITSALIIDAARAAGAEVTAAPDKEAAVATIAGMARPGDLVLTMGAGDVTDLGPRILAELSK
- the msrB gene encoding peptide-methionine (R)-S-oxide reductase MsrB, coding for MAYDVEKPDEQWRAELTPSEYAVLRQAGTEPAFVGEYTDTKTRGVYSCRACGAELFTSAEKFESHCGWPSFFDPKDTDAVELIQDTSHGMVRTEVRCARCGSHLGHVFEGEGYPTPTDQRYCINSISLRLTPDEG
- a CDS encoding M28 family metallopeptidase, whose amino-acid sequence is MRLSRPTALPRTLRRTTARRTTAGIAAFAAAGLLATAAPTALAAPSAPAPALAAPDIPLANVKAHLSQFQSIASANGGNRAHGRPGYKASIDYVKGKLDAAGFTTTVQQFTSSGATGYNLVADWPGGDPDKVLMAGAHLDSVSSGAGINDNASGSAGVLETALAVSRAQLKPAKHLRFAWWGAEEIGLVGSRHYVNNLPAAERSKLTGYLNFDMIGSPNAGYFVYDDDPTIEKTFKDYYAGLNIPTEIETEGDGRSDHAPFKSAGIPVGGLFSGASRAKTSAQAQKWGGTAGQAFDRCYHSSCDTTANINDTALDRNSDAIAHTVWKLGTDTPVPPGDSYENTTDVTIPDNGAAVTSTVNVTGRTGNAPATLKVDVDIRHTWRGDVVVDLLAPDGSAYRLKNSSGNDSADNVIATYTVDASSEPANGAWKLRVQDVAAQDTGYINSWKLTF
- the rbsD gene encoding D-ribose pyranase, with the protein product MRKSGILNRHLAGALAELGHGHTVLICDAGMPIPAGPRVVDLAFRAGVPAFAEVLDGLLAELVVEGGTAAREVGEANPQAARLLRESIPALELVPHEELKRLSARARLVVRTGEARPYANVLLRCGVFF
- a CDS encoding ribokinase, producing the protein MNDNNAGSTGDTDLELLVVGSANADLVVGVERRPAPGETVLGSDLAVHPGGKGGNQAVAAARLGARTALLARVGDDAHGTLLLDAQRAAGVDTAGVLVGGAPTGVALITVDPSGDNSIVVSPGANARLSPEDIRASSGLLAAARVVSSQLEIPLDTVAEVVRTLRPGTRFVLNPSPPAPLPTEVLAACDPLVVNEHEARVILGEDAGDAPEEWARGLLALGPRSVVITLGSAGALTADGSDAVRVPSPKVDAVDTTGAGDAFTAALGWRLGLGEDLATAAAYAVRVGAAAVTRKGAQGSYPTASELAEAAPEVSSR
- a CDS encoding substrate-binding domain-containing protein — translated: MATETVKRDAGGASGAATLRRVLLDNGALSALIVLVVAMSLLSGDFLTTQNLLNVGVQAAVTAILAFGVTFVIVSAGIDLSVGSVAALSATVLAWSATSEGLPVWLAVVLAVGTGMACGFVNGLLVSYGKLPPFIATLAMLSVARGLSLVISQGSPIAFPDSVSHLGDTVGGWLPVPVIVMVVMGLVTAVVLGRTFIGRSMYAIGGNEEAARLSGLRVKRQKLVIYALSGLFAAVAGIVLASRLVSAQPQAAQGYELDAIAAVVIGGASLAGGVGKASGTLVGALILAVLRNGLNLLSVSAFWQQVVIGVVIALAVLLDTLRRRAGATPGASSGASGGIRGKGPQAMKYAVAAVVVAAVIGAVSFFNSGTSGTSGTSTKVGMSLSTLNNPFFVQMKEGAQAEADKAGVDLTVTDAQNDASQQTNQLQNFTGEGVKSIIVNPVDSDAAGPAVRGANKQDIPVVAADRGVNKAKTATLVASDNVAGGRLAAKALAGKLGGKGKVVVLQGTPGTSASRERGQGFAEGIKAYPGIEVVAKQPADFDRTKGLDVMTNLLQSNKGVNGVFAENDEMALGAVKALGDKAGTSVPVVGFDGTPDGLKAVEAGTLYASVAQQPRELGRIAVRNAVRAAQGKEVREMVKVPVKVVTSKNVKNFS
- a CDS encoding sugar ABC transporter ATP-binding protein yields the protein MTHADELLRIEGIRKTFPGVVALDAVDFDLRRGEVHVLLGENGAGKSTLIKMLSGAYRPDSGRILAEGREVRINGAQDAERLGIATIYQEFNLVPDLTVAENIFLGRQPRRFGMIDRKRMEADAEALLKRVGVRVSPRAKVRELGIAQLQMVEIAKALSLDARVLIMDEPTAVLTSEEVDKLFAIVRTLREDGVGIVFITHHLEEIAALGDRVTVLRDGRSVQQVPASTPEEELVRLMVGRNIEQQYPRERPETGPPLLSVEGLTRDGVFHDVSFEVRAGEVVGLAGLVGAGRTEVARAVFGADPYDAGSVGVRGARLPRHDVNAAMGAGIGLVPEDRKGQGLVLDASVRENLGLVTLRSATRAGLVDLKGQARDAARIAEQLKVRMAGLGQHVRTLSGGNQQKVVIGKWLLADVEVLILDEPTRGIDVGAKVEIYQLINELTASGHAVLMISSDLPEVLGMSDRVLVMAQGRIAGELHRDEATQDAVMALAVSTAAPTDTAHHTAHHTDVRNDEEEAEGSRGH
- a CDS encoding LacI family DNA-binding transcriptional regulator; the encoded protein is MAASSGSVSIKDVAAEAGVSVATVSRVVNSHPSVSPAARARVLAAVEALGYRPNAVARSLRTDQTRTLGLVISDVLNPYFTELARSVEEAARALGYSVIIGNADERPELQDHHVRTLLDRRIDGLLVSPTDGGSPLMLDAVRAGTPMVFVDRWIPGVEVPVVRSDGRQAVRDLVAHLHGLGHRRLAIIAGPAATTTGSERVEAFRDALREHGIALPDAYIGQGDFQADSGRRATERFLSLPEPPEVVFAADNLMALGALDAIRAHGLRVPHDIGLAAFDDIPWFVHTDPPITAIAQPTGDLGRAAVQALIDRIEGRSPRSVTLPARLVVRRSCGEPAVRRTQPGRRAGTDPSTAPAPDTDPSTQRSKP